The Candidatus Syntrophosphaera sp. genome includes the window GATCCGCTTGTCCCGGATGGCGGGAATATCCTGCCAGCCTTTGCGGGCCAGGATATTGGCCAGCGTGTCCTGGGAATAGCAGATCATGATGTCGGGCTTGGCGGCAACCACGTCTTCCGCGTCGACCCTGGCATAATCACGCTCCAGCCTGCTGAAAATGTTGTCCCCGCCCGAGGTTTCGACCAATTCGCCTACGAATGACCCGTCCGCAACGCTCATCAACGGATCGCGATAGATCTCCACATACACTCTGGGCCGATTTTTCCCCACCGCCAGAGCCCGGATCTCCCGGATGGCCGTTTCGAGGCTGTCCGCCAATATCCGCGCTTCTTCCTGTTTTCCGATCAAAGCCCCGATTTTGATCACCGAGCGGGGCAGGTCGGCCAGGCTTTGCGGATAGATCTGCTGAACCGGGAGCTTCAGTTTGCGCAGTTCCTGGGTCAGGGCCTCCTGTTCCAGGGCTGAAGTGAAGATCAGGTCTGGTTTGAGGGCGAGAATGGCCTCTCTCTTCACCGCGCCGAAATTCCCCACCTTCGGTTTTTGCGCCAGTTCAGGCGGAAAGTCGCATTCCTCGGTTATTCCCACCACTTCATCAGCGGCCCCGAGCGCGGCTATGATCTCCGCCACTTCGGGAGAAAGGACCACGATCCGCATACCGGGGCCCGATTTGGGGCCCTCCGCGCAGGAAAGCAGGCCTGATAACAAGATCAGGCCCAACGCCAAT containing:
- a CDS encoding cobalamin-binding protein — translated: MKTLRSTSLLALGLILLSGLLSCAEGPKSGPGMRIVVLSPEVAEIIAALGAADEVVGITEECDFPPELAQKPKVGNFGAVKREAILALKPDLIFTSALEQEALTQELRKLKLPVQQIYPQSLADLPRSVIKIGALIGKQEEARILADSLETAIREIRALAVGKNRPRVYVEIYRDPLMSVADGSFVGELVETSGGDNIFSRLERDYARVDAEDVVAAKPDIMICYSQDTLANILARKGWQDIPAIRDKRIYFEADIDPDWILQATPRSILGMRKLQEIMWQ